In the genome of Aspergillus flavus chromosome 8, complete sequence, one region contains:
- a CDS encoding putative C6 transcription factor, giving the protein MSSIKPSVTKRACDGCKIRKIRCGGGQPCRSCTKAKIKCTYVRVQQCRGPRRLRSTTQFLIEQAQVGGDSNGCVASHSSTEAILERLHSNSTPARQTTFTERSVACVCATYTTVPLLTHCSSRIPLDALTSPLSIYHVRMYPVWPIVNVEDMVSVLQLDADQSDNETYALSTAVAAATIAQLRLEQGPGAGETITAEILAAECLRARNLCDYRSQANLNSIRTSFFLHVYYENQKPGGSESLLHLREAISIAQIMGLHRESSYNGLSFEEQQLRRRVLWLLFVTERGVCILHRYPVTLKTNISAPVIDENDETHVLPAFLKLLSLFQIFEKSGMFDIIQDEETAMQPGANNVGRVDWPFLESLQRNLQDGSTLFDHISDVQKADLCVTRHWMRMILWKLSPKSYLGSSPSADWSMSLYFPLNVAKELVSIVSQLPRSAVEAHGLGMELKIYEVANSLADAITDLAALPLSPEWEGESRPNYILSRLHSILSTFRGGGNKKLVDVLYQKMAEVQVIIGPALTTPLRNPGSRKRRTFTMECETQVHGQQAKRIAELTNYDPRVSTCSDTLAYPADAHDLTYASVCDMSFGSSDDGDQNQAQQYSDANTVFQPMYDEAASNFLFDPSSVAIATEEMPPLSPIWSSFAPMNAITEDIASQILRASTQDLLYPGAEFPNFTTNTDFAGLY; this is encoded by the exons ATGTCCTCTATCAAACCAAGTGTGACCAAGCGTGCCTGTGATGGCTGTAAGATTAGAAAGATCCGCTGTGGCGGCGGTCAACCTTGCAGGTCCTGCACCAAGGCCAAAATCAAGTGTACTTATGTCCGAGTTCAGCAATGTCGAGGACCGAGGAGATTGCGCTCCACGACGCAGTTCCTTATCGAGCAAGCGCAGGTTGGGGGCGACAGCAATGGCTGCGTGGCCTCGCACAGCTCGACTGAAGCTATACTCGAAAGGCTCCATTCCAATAGTACGCCTGCGCGACAGACAACGTTCACGGAAAGGTCGGTCGCATGTGTTTGCGCAACGTACACCACTGTCCCCCTGCTAACACACTGTAGTTCGCGCATTCCTCTGGATGCCCTGACGTCCCCGCTTTCCATTTACCACGTGCGCATGTACCCCGTTTGGCCCATTGTCAACGTCGAAGACATGGTGTCCGTACTTCAACTGGATGCTGATCAGAGTGACAACGAGACTTATGCGTTATCGACTGCAGTAGCAGCAGCGACAATAGCCCAACTACGACTGGAGCAAGGTCCCGGTGCCGGGGAGACGATCACAGCCGAGATATTAGCAGCGGAATGCTTGCGCGCTCGAAACCTATGCGATTACCGGTCCCAGGCGAACTTGAACAGTATCCGGACGTCCTTTTTTCTGCATGTGTACTATGAAAACCAAAAACCCGGAGGGAGTGAATCTCTTCTACACTTAAGAGAAGCGATCTCCATAGCTCAAATAATGGGTCTCCACCGAGAATCCTCTTATAATGGGCTGTCATTCGAGGAGCAACAATTGCGTCGGCGTGTCCTTTGGCTACTATTTGTCACAGAACG AGGGGTTTGTATCCTCCACAGGTACCCCGTCACATTAAAAACCAACATCTCAGCCCCGGTGATTGACGAAAACGACGAAACACATGTCCTCCCCGccttcctcaagctcctcagcCTCTTTCAGATCTTCGAGAAATCGGGAATGTTTGATATAattcaggatgaagagacaGCCATGCAGCCAGGTGCAAATAATGTGGGGCGTGTCGATTGGCCCTTCTTGGAGAGTCTTCAGCGTAATCTGCAGGACGGATCGACGCTTTTTGACCATATCTCCGATGTACAGAAGGCAGACCTGTGCGTCACTCGACACTGGATGCGAATGATCCTATGGAAACTGTCCCCAAAAAGCTATCTGGGGTCTTCCCCGTCCGCCGACTGGTCCATGTCCCTTTATTTCCCACTCAACGTCGCTAAGGAGCTAGTGAGCATCGTCTCGCAACTACCTCGGTCGGCCGTCGAGGCGCATGGTTTGGGTATGGAGCTCAAGATTTATGAGGTTGCCAACTCTCTTGCTGATGCGATTACGGATCTCGCTGCCCTGCCACTTTCCCCTGAATGGGAGGGTGAGAGCCGTCCAAATTACATATTATCTCGTCTCCATTCCATACTGTCAACATTCCGCGGTGGAGGGAACAAGAAATTGGTCGATGTTCTCTACCAGAAAATGGCCGAGGTGCAGGTCATAATTGGACCAGCGTTAACAACACCTCTTCGAAATCCTGGTAGCAGAAAGCGTCGGACATTCACCATGGAGTGCGAAACTCAGGTTCATGGCCAACAAGCGAAGAGGATTGCCGAATTGACCAATTATGACCCTAGAGTATCCACCTGTTCAGATACACTTGCTTATCCGGCCGACGCGCACGATTTGACCTACGCCTCGGTTTGTGATATGTCTTTTGGGAGTTCAGACGATGGTGACCAGAACCAAGCCCAACAATACTCAGATGCAAATACCGTCTTTCAACCTATGTATGACGAAGCGGCATCCAATTTCCTGTTTGATCCCAGTAGTGTAGCCATTGCAACGGAAGAAATGCCACCTTTGTCACCCATATGGTCGTCGTTCGCGCCGATGAACGCAATCACCGAGGACATAGCATCCCAAATCTTACGAGCCTCAACCCAGGATCTTCTATATCCTGGTGCTGAATTCCCGAACTTTACCACGAACACCGATTTTGCTGGTCTCTACTGA
- a CDS encoding putative MFS transporter: MADIERADKGPKEQTTAPFDDDSSKASIAVGQENLSYVTAPHESFEGYHRFDPTASWTEKEERAVVWKTDLLFLTWVCVMFFGLQLDRGNLSNALTDSLLVDLNLSSNDYNNGTTIQLICFLTTEFPAQLLIKRYGFRRVLPIMMMLWSIVSWTQAWMTGRASFYVTRALIGAFEGGFIPGTILFATYFYKTKELSVRLAFFWSTLNVARIISSLLAAGILEMRGVHGKTGWFWLFLIEGLLTFLIGLVSILYLPSSPTNTKSVLVPRPWYTERQEVIMINRLLRDDPSKGLTNIHESATPSDVLRAWSDKSMWGLYLIGLVAYIPQSPVQSYLSLTLKRIGFSTFDSNMLSIPSAVLQIILMLALSKSSEYFGERSFHCLVGEFWTLPLLAAMLALPNGGREWGRFTITTLISGYPYFHPIVSAWISENTFDVKKRAITAATYNVIVQVGSVISSQIYRDSDKPYYFTGNKVLISICAFSLVVFVVQREFLRYLNRQKEKKWNEMTPEEQVAYQSDQAAREGEGNKRLDFRFKY, translated from the exons ATGGCCGATATCGAACGGGCCGACAAAGGTCCTAAGGAGCAGACGACAGCGCCATTCGACGATGACAGCTCAAAGGCATCTATTGCCGTTGGACAGGAGAACCTCTCCTACGTTACAGCGCCGCACGAGTCCTTCGAAGGTTATCACCGGTTTGACCCGACGGCTTCTTGgacggagaaggaagagagagcgGTTGTGTGGAAAACGGATCTCTTGTTTCTGACATGGGTCTGTGTCATG TTCTTTGGTCTGCAACTGGACCGTGGCAATTTATCCAACGCACTCACGGATAGTCTACTCGTTGACTTGAACCTCTCGTCGAATGATTACAACAAT GGAACAACAATCCAATTGATTTGCTTCCTAACAACCGAATTCCCCGCACAGCTTCTTATCAAGCGATATGGATTCAGACGCGTTTTGCCgatcatgatgatgctgtGGTCCATAGTGTCTTGGACGCAGGCATGGATGACCGGCAGGGCCAGCTTTTATGTTACCCGTGCCTTAATCGGGGCGTTTGAGGGTGGTTTCATCCCTGGGACTATTCTGTTTGCAACGTACTTCTACAAAACGAAGGAGTTGAGTGTGCGGCTCGCTTTCTTCTGGTCGACATTGAAC GTTGCTCGCATTATCTCGTCTTTGCTTGCCGCAGGAATTTTGGAGATGCGTGGAGTTCACGGAAAGACAGGCTGGTTCTGGCTTTTCCTGATTGAGGGTCTCTTGACTTTCCtcattggtctagtg AGCATCCTCTACCTTCCAAGCTCCCCAACCAACACGAAGAGCGTTCTCGTTCCCAGACCATGGTACACCGAGCGCCAAGAGGTGATCATGATCAAC CGCCTGCTCCGCGACGACCCATCGAAAGGCCTCACCAACATCCACGAAAGCGCAACCCCCAGTGACGTACTGCGTGCCTGGAGCGACAAGTCCATGTGGGGTCTGTACCTCATCGGCCTTGTGGCCTATATCCCGCAAAGCCCCGTCCAATCATATCTATCACTAACCCTAAAACGAATCGGGTTTTCCACCTTCGACTCCAACATGCTCTCCATCCCATCAGCAGTGCTCCAGATTATCCTCATGCTGGCCTTGTCAAAGAGTAGTGAGTATTTCGGTGAGCGATCATTCCACTGTCTTGTTGGCGAGTTCTGGACCTTGCCATTACTGGCGGCAATGCTCGCTCTACCAAACGGGGGCCGCGAATGGGGCCGgttcaccatcaccaccttgATCTCCGGGTATCCGTACTTTCACCCGATTGTGTCGGCTTGGATTTCGGAGAACACATTCGACGTGAAGAAGCGAGCCATCACGGCTGCAACGTACAATGTGATTGTACAGGTGGGATCCGTCATCTCGTCTC AGATCTATCGCGACAGCGACAAGCCGTACTACTTCACTGGCAACAAGGTGCTCATTTCGATTTGTGCCTTCTCACTGGTAGTGTTTGTGGTGCAGAGGGAGTTCCTCCGTTACCTCAATcgacagaaagagaagaagtggaATGAGATGACGCCCGAGGAACAAGTAGCGTACCAGTCCGACCAGGCAGCTCGAGAAGGCGAAGGAAACAAGCGGCTGGACTTTCGCTTCAAGTATTAA
- a CDS encoding P-loop containing nucleoside triphosphate hydrolase protein has product MGSVARINNLKEQWKAAQRTVADNYAPYSNNGSVVRYGSAISRHPAVPLSRQLAVLTRRTIWTTLRGPMSLFGSFSITIILGIVTGAAFYQVDSSAQGIWSRQGALFALLNIYGYPMLIYEIYRLSYEIQMFDREREEAVDIPGPAISSIVFYFLVGLRRSVAEPFLFLLVMILATYISLAAAILAIALSRDFAIAGLIGNLIYTLQSLSGGYLIHVDQISTWLRWSKWTAHNFYLYSAVCAIEFVGPKQTPRGHLYGCTSVANPPTGECTGSYGKDIISSLGIPREWIWQPVVASLGFLVSYTLVAALILHRPRMGAVMTSDPQSSHSSVVIQNMELLPLSSTPHTPGVDIQLTRYALILTRRNIKAFLGPSYERPILKPVNTTFRHGELSIIMGPSGSGKTTLLHAITARLPQRYRRQGQVFYNSHRLRPSTIRAMCSYVSQSDNLQPFLTVRETLLFAAGLRLPRWITKEQRYSKVDSIIRTMGLTSCAETIVGDGKQKGISGGEMRRVSIGIQLLTDTRILILDEPTSGVS; this is encoded by the exons ATGGGATCAGTGGCAAGGATCAACAACTTGAAAGAGCAGTGGAAAGCAGCTCAGCGTACTGTAGCCGATAACTACGCACCTTACTCGAACAATGGCTCAGTTGTGCGATACGGCTCAGCTATATCCCGCCACCCAGCCGTGCCACTTTCTCGTCAGCTGGCTGTACTTACTCGGCGCACTATATGGACAACGTTAAGGGGCCCTATGAGCTTGTTTGGTAGCTTTTCAATTACCATTATACTAGGGATAGTGACAGGCGCAGCTTTCTATCAGGTCGATAGCAGCGCCCAAGGAATTTGGTCCCGACAGGGGGCCCTTTTCGCACTACTGAACATCTACGGGTACCCAATGTTAATCTATGAGATATATCGCCTTTCATATGAGATACAAATGTTCGATCGAGAGCGAGAAGAGGCAGTG GATATCCCAGGACCTGCCATATCATCGATAGTCTTTTACTTCCTAGTTGGTCTACGGCGCTCTGTCGCCGaacctttccttttcttgctgGTAATGATTTTGGCCACATACATTTCTCTCGCCGCCGCTATCCTTGCGATTGCACTATCCCGTGATTTTGCAATCGCTGGTCTTATCGGAAATTTGATTTACACGCTGCAAAGCCTCTCTGGGGGCTATTTAATACATGTAGACCAGATATCAACCTGGCTCCGATGGTCAAAATGGACAGCTCATAACTTTTATCTTTATAGCGCTGTATGCGCCATTGAGTTCGTTGGCCCGAAGCAGACGCCACGCGGGCATCTATATGGTTGTACAAGTGTCGCCAATCCTCCGACAGGTGAGTGTACAGGGTCTTACGGGAAAGATATCATTTCAAGCCTAGGAATTCCACGCGAGTGGATCTGGCAACCTGTTGTGGCCTCTTtgggttttcttgtttcctACACTCTGGTGGCTGCTCTAATACTTCATCGCCCTCGAATGGGAGCTGTCATGACTTCAGATCCCCAGTCCAGCCACAGCTCCGTCGTCATTCAAAATATGGAGCTTCTTCCTCTCAGCTCAACTCCACACACTCCAGGTGTGGATATCCAACTAACCAGGTATGCTCTAATTCTTACCAGGCGGAACATAAAAGCCTTTCTGGGTCCCAGTTACGAACGGCCAATACTTAAACCAGTCAACACCACATTCAGACACGGTGAGCTTAGTATAATAATGGGGCCTTCTGGGAGCGGGAAGACCACTCTATTACACGCTATCACAGCGCGCCTACCTCAGAGATATCGAAGACAAGGCCAAGTGTTCTACAATAGCCATAGACTACGGCCTTCTACGATCAGAGCTATGTGCTCCTATGTGTCCCAGTCGGATAATTTACAACCTTTCCTGACTGTCCGAGAAACCCTACTTTTCGCTGCAGGGCTGAGATTACCAAGATGGATAACAAAAGAGCAAAGATATTCCAAAGTTGACTCTATTATTCGTACAATGGGCTTGACTTCTTGTGCGGAGACTATCGTTGGAgatggaaaacaaaagggtATTAGTGGTGGCGAGATGAGACGGGTTTCAATAGGTATTCAGCTTCTGACTGACACGAGAATTTTGATACTGGATGAACCGACATCAG GTGTATCTTGA
- a CDS encoding allophanate hydrolase subunit 2-domain-containing protein, whose amino-acid sequence MMRFLPVNLTTILVELPGLEETLALLTSLQSEPVVGIKEMIPAARTLLVHFDPESISAEALATEVSKRDLSTINPRSDRQIEIPVRYDGVDLGNIAKLTGFDVKEVIRRHKESQFTVAFCGFAPGFSYLNGGDPALYVPRHQTPRTRIPAGSVALAGPFSGIYPQSSPGGWQLIGTTSVKMWDTNRSPSALLQPGDRVKFVEVDDVQTFGADATPSTEGDNTPASGSTDREEEKPALRETIGTTSPHFKVLTAPIPALFQDLGRPGQANQGVSASGVLDRSAFRAANRIVGNPAGTGCLELTLGGFSFESTSQAVIACTGAPCPITVEDAKGHNTEITQTHRPIALEPGDVVTFGQPRTGMRTYLAVRGGFEIDPILGSVSTDTLAAVGPSAVTAGSALIWKNATQGLRSVSLHEAAAFTLPSANDVVILDVVLSPRTDWFTKEGLETFLQQRWKVTAESSRAGIRLSGNVSIERKDDKAELPSEGTVTGAIQVPHNGQPVLFLADHPLTGGYPVIGTVAEYHLDLTGQLPVNIMVQFRPIAPWSEIQPQHDLAQTV is encoded by the coding sequence ATGATGCGGTTTCTTCCCGTCAACTTGACGACAATTCTCGTGGAGCTCCCAGGTCTCGAGGAGACTCTGGCGCTTCTTACCTCACTTCAATCTGAGCCAGTGGTTGGCATAAAAGAGATGATTCCAGCTGCCCGCACTCTGCTCGTTCACTTCGATCCGGAAAGCATAAGCGCAGAAGCCTTGGCAACTGAAGTTAGCAAACGAGACCTTTCAACCATCAACCCCCGATCGGACCGCCAAATAGAAATCCCTGTCCGCTATGACGGCGTGGATCTTGGGAACATTGCAAAGCTGACAGGATTCGACGTGAAGGAGGTTATTCGTCGCCATAAGGAGAGCCAGTTCACTGTGGCATTCTGCGGTTTTGCACCGGGCTTCAGCTACCTGAATGGCGGCGATCCTGCGCTGTACGTGCCGCGGCACCAAACACCACGGACCCGCATCCCAGCTGGCTCGGTAGCTTTGGCGGGGCCCTTTAGCGGCATTTATCCACAGAGCAGTCCAGGAGGGTGGCAGCTCATTGGTACGACATCGGTCAAAATGTGGGACACAAATCGGAGCCCAAGCGCGCTTCTTCAACCGGGTGATCGGGTCAAATTTGTTGAGGTGGATGATGTTCAGACATTTGGAGCTGATGCCACTCCTTCAACTGAAGGTGATAATACTCCTGCTTCTGGTTCAACtgatagagaagaagagaagcctGCTCTGAGAGAGACGATCGGCACCACCAGTCCACATTTCAAAGTTTTGACGGCGCCAATACCGGCTCTTTTCCAAGATCTCGGTCGTCCCGGTCAAGCGAATCAAGGTGTTTCCGCCTCCGGTGTGTTAGATCGATCGGCATTTCGGGCTGCGAACCGCATAGTGGGAAACCCAGCTGGCACTGGATGCCTTGAACTTACGTTAGGTGGCTTTTCGTTTGAAAGCACCAGTCAGGCGGTGATCGCCTGCACGGGGGCACCTTGTCCCATTACGGTTGAGGATGCGAAAGGCCACAACACAGAGATAACACAAACTCATCGACCAATTGCGCTGGAACCGGGGGATGTCGTGACCTTCGGACAACCACGCACGGGTATGCGAACTTACTTGGCAGTCCGAGGTGGCTTTGAGATCGACCCGATCTTGGGCAGCGTCAGTACCGACACATTGGCTGCCGTGGGGCCCAGTGCTGTCACCGCTGGGTCTGCCCTGATCTGGAAGAACGCAACGCAAGGTCTCAGAAGTGTGTCACTCCACGAAGCCGCAGCTTTTACTCTACCCTCTGCAAATGACGTGGTCATTCTGGATGTAGTGCTTAGCCCTCGCACAGACTGGTTTACAAAGGAAGGCCTAGAAACCTTCCTTCAACAGCGCTGGAAAGTGACGGCAGAGTCCAGTCGGGCTGGAATCCGCTTATCGGGAAATGTTTCCATTGAGCGCAAAGACGACAAGGCAGAACTACCAAGCGAGGGCACAGTCACCGGGGCTATTCAGGTGCCCCACAATGGTCAGCCTGTACTATTTCTTGCCGATCATCCACTAACCGGTGGATACCCAGTCATTGGCACTGTTGCTGAATATCATCTGGATCTCACTGGTCAGCTTCCTGTCAATATAATGGTACAGTTTCGCCCTATTGCCCCCTGGTCGGAAATTCAGCCGCAACACGATCTGGCCCAAACTGTATAA
- a CDS encoding carbamoyl-phosphate synthase L chain, ATP binding domain-containing protein, which translates to MRKELKKVLIANRGEIAIRIIRACCDYDIKSVAVYSDLDVDSPFVRLADEAYGLKGFQTVDTYLNIDKLIAVAKRSGADAIHPGYGFLSERAEFAQAVLDAGLTWIGPDPSVIEALGDKVEARRIALRVGAPLVAGSNGPVSTAKEVMAFAREHGLPIVIKAAHGGGGRGLKVAWTMDEVTECYGSAVREATAAFGRGECFVERFLHRPRHIEAQILADKHGNVVVVGTRDCSVQRRHQKLIEEAPAPLLTTEQQEKIQNAAQSICSAAGYSGAGTVEFLLGVDGSISFLEVNTRLQVEHPVTEETTGLDLVVEQFRIAEGLPLSISSPIPPRGHSIEFRINAEDPGRGFLPTPGQITTFQPPSGPGIRLDSGVVQGSTIPAVYDSLMAKLIVSGATREQALRRARRALKEFQISGVATVLPFHIETLNSNDFLGTDGFNVHTRWVETDFAATLAPAPRPDPVPELELIRTHLEIDGKLVSLGLPSMLLSGIGSVAAGSSATAQQKSAKKDNGDILAPLSGTLRALKVPDGASVRKGDLLAVMEAMKMETQVTALRDGVVRLLTKEGEYVQAGGVILTFEQEELMFKN; encoded by the coding sequence ATGAGAAAAGAATTGAAGAAAGTACTGATTGCGAATCGCGGGGAGATCGCCATCCGCATTATCCGAGCTTGCTGCGATTACGACATCAAATCAGTCGCGGTGTACTCAGACCTAGATGTGGACTCTCCTTTTGTGCGACTAGCCGATGAGGCCTATGGGCTGAAGGGCTTTCAAACAGTCGATACCTATCTTAATATCGACAAGCTTATTGCGGTGGCAAAACGTTCTGGAGCAGATGCCATTCACCCAGGATACGGGTTCTTATCTGAGCGGGCGGAATTCGCCCAGGCAGTCCTAGATGCAGGGTTAACCTGGATCGGGCCCGACCCGAGCGTGATCGAAGCGCTTGGTGACAAGGTCGAGGCGCGACGCATCGCGTTACGGGTCGGTGCACCGCTCGTAGCTGGCAGCAACGGGCCTGTGTCGACAGCAAAGGAAGTGATGGCATTCGCCCGAGAGCATGGCCTCCCGATTGTGATCAAGGCTGCCCATGGAGGCGGTGGTCGCGGTCTGAAGGTCGCATGGACTATGGACGAAGTAACAGAATGCTATGGATCTGCCGTGAGGGAAGCCACGGCGGCCTTTGGTCGGGGCGAATGCTTCGTAGAGCGCTTTCTCCACCGTCCTCGACATATTGAGGCTCAGATTCTAGCTGACAAGCATGGTAACGTCGTGGTGGTCGGGACGCGAGATTGCTCCGTACAAAGACGACACCAAAAGCTGATCGAAGAAGCCCCAGCCCCACTTCTCACTACAGAGCAGCAGGAGAAAATTCAGAACGCCGCTCAGTCAATCTGTTCCGCGGCTGGTTATTCGGGTGCAGGAACGGTGGAATTTCTCCTAGGAGTCGACGGCAGTATCTCCTTCCTAGAGGTCAACACCCGACTTCAAGTTGAGCATCCTGTGACGGAGGAGACCACAGGGCTTGATTTAGTCGTGGAGCAGTTCCGTATTGCCGAGGGGCTCCCGCTGAGCATCTCGTCCCCGATTCCTCCCCGGGGTCATTCTATCGAATTCCGCATCAATGCAGAAGACCCAGGGCGGGGGTTCCTACCAACGCCAGGGCAAATCACGACATTTCAACCCCCATCCGGCCCCGGTATCCGCCTGGACAGTGGTGTTGTCCAAGGCTCGACGATCCCGGCGGTTTACGACTCCCTGATGGCGAAGCTGATCGTCTCTGGTGCAACCCGTGAACAGGCACTACGTCGCGCCCGTCGTGCGTTGAAAGAATTCCAGATAAGCGGGGTTGCAACTGTTTTGCCGTTCCATATTGAGACACTTAACTCGAACGACTTCCTAGGTACCGATGGCTTTAATGTGCACACTCGCTGGGTAGAGACCGATTTCGCCGCGACACTAGCTCCTGCTCCACGGCCGGACCCAGTACCCGAACTAGAGCTCATTCGGACTCATTTGGAAATCGATGGCAAGCTCGTCTCGTTGGGCTTACCCAGTATGCTCCTGAGCGGAATTGGGTCAGTAGCAGCTGGTTCATCGGCCACTGCTCAGCAGAAAAGTgcgaagaaagacaacgGAGACATCTTAGCACCGTTGTCTGGAACACTTCGGGCTTTGAAGGTCCCCGACGGTGCTTCCGTCCGCAAGGGTGACTTACTGGCTGTTATGGAGGCGATGAAAATGGAAACACAGGTTACGGCGCTGAGGGATGGGGTTGTCCGCCTTCTCACCAAAGAGGGTGAATATGTGCAGGCAGGGGGGGTGATACTTACATTTGAGCAAGAAGAACTCATGTTCAAGAATTGA
- a CDS encoding iron/ascorbate family oxidoreductase (leucoanthocyanidin dioxygenase), which yields MSEALDLSLLKGTPEQREQISAELLHALKTRGGVKLKNHGLPDKLVHELFDWTRKFFALPHEDKMLAKHPPQANPNRGYCYVGQESISSISGYEKGLPQGRFVRDIKETVDFGSPRDELVDNIWVPEEKLPGFRKFIEDFYETCFKLELEILAALARALGVDEDHMVSLHNKAENEFRILHYPEVPASELADGTATRIAEHTDFGSITMLFQDSVGGLQVEDQQNPGVFRGIESADKTEIILNIGDSMQRLTNDTFRAACHRVTYPPSVKVGSEAVIPERYSIAYFAKPNRSASLFPFKEFITPSTPCRYEDINAWDFQNLRISRLFK from the exons ATGTCTGAAGCTCTGGACCTGTCCTTGTTGAAGGGAACTCCCGAACAGAGGGAGCAAATATCTGCTGAGCTGCTCCATGCCCTCAAGACTCGTGGTGGCGTCAAGCTAAAGAACCACGGGCTTCCGGACAAGCTTGTTCATGAACTGTTCGATTGG ACTCGCAAGTTCTTTGCCCTTCCTCACGAAGACAAAATGCTCGCCAAGCACCCTCCCCAGGCAAACCCAAACCGCGGCTACTGCTATGTTGGACAGGAGTCGATCTCGAGTATCAGTGGCTATGAGAAGGGACTACCTCAGGGCCGTTTTGTTCGTGACATTAAG GAAACAGTCGACTTCGGCTCACCTCGCGATGAGCTCGTAGACAACATCTGGGTACCAGAGGAGAAGCTCCCAGGTTTCCGCAAGTTTATCGAAGACTTCTACGAAACATGCTTCAAGCTCGAACTCGAGATTCTCGCTGCCCTTGCTAGGGCTCTCGGAGTCGACGAAGACCACATGGTATCCTTGCACAACAAAGCCGAGAACGAGTTCCGCATCCTTCACTACCCAGAGGTTCCCGCATCAGAATTGGCCGACGGTACTGCGACACGCATTGCCGAGCACACGGACTTCGGCAGCATCACCATGCTGTTCCAGGACTCTGTTGGTGGGCTCCAGGTAGAGGACCAGCAAAATCCTGGTGTCTTCCGTGGCATTGAGTCAGCGGACAAGACGGAGATCATTTTGAACATTGGCGACTCGATGCAACGACTGACGAACGACACTTTCCGCGCTGCATGCCACCGCGTCACCTACCCGCCCTCTGTTAAGGTTGGTTCGGAGGCAGTTATTCCTGAACGGTACTCCATTGCATACTTTGCGAAGCCGAACCGCTCGGCGTCACTGTTCCCGTTCAAGGAGTTCATCACGCCTTCGACGCCTTGCCGGTATGAGGACATAAACGCATGGGATTTTCAGAACCTGCGCATTTCCAGGCTGTTTAAATGA